A genomic segment from Desulfurispirillum indicum S5 encodes:
- the gpmI gene encoding 2,3-bisphosphoglycerate-independent phosphoglycerate mutase — protein sequence MSSRAALIILDGFGFRPEQLGNATVAADMPFYRGLLSRYPHTLIHASGEAVGLPTGQMGNSEVGHLNIGAGRVVYQDLVRISKALGEGSIAENETVNSFLAQVKPGRTLHLIGLLSDGGVHSHLEHLFGLIDYARSRGVKSIAVHAFLDGRDTPPRSGLGYIRQLQDFLASRPGVVLSSVIGRFFAMDRDKRWERVEKAYRLLIHGEGEVCPDVEAALERSYASNVTDEFMEPLKCSDIPNIACDDSVFCFNFRSDRVRELTQALALDADLPFATPVKIQRFLCLTEYSADFGLPVAFEQQPLADILGDVVSARGRTQLRIAETEKYAHVTFFFNGGVERQFPGEQRLLIPSPRQVRTYDEKPEMSAMEVADALCAHVRQQQPDLIILNFANPDMVGHTGIFEAAVAACEAVDRALEKVVNELLQHGYAVLITADHGNAEQMLDASGQPHTAHTSNPVPFIALTSQPCQLQQHGKLADIAPTLLYLMGIEKPAAMTGTPLLSL from the coding sequence ATGTCCAGCCGGGCTGCACTGATTATTCTGGATGGTTTTGGCTTTCGCCCCGAGCAGCTGGGGAATGCGACCGTCGCCGCTGATATGCCATTTTATCGTGGGCTCCTGTCCCGGTATCCCCATACACTGATTCATGCCAGTGGCGAGGCGGTCGGCCTGCCGACCGGTCAGATGGGAAACTCGGAAGTGGGGCACCTCAATATCGGGGCCGGAAGGGTTGTCTACCAGGATCTTGTGCGCATCAGCAAGGCCCTTGGCGAAGGGAGTATCGCCGAAAATGAGACTGTGAACTCCTTTCTTGCGCAGGTGAAACCAGGGCGGACCCTGCACCTTATCGGGCTGTTGTCCGACGGTGGTGTGCATTCCCACCTCGAACACCTTTTTGGTCTTATCGACTACGCCCGTTCCCGCGGCGTGAAATCCATCGCCGTGCACGCCTTTCTGGACGGGCGGGATACGCCGCCACGCAGTGGCCTGGGCTATATCAGGCAGCTGCAGGATTTCCTGGCCAGCCGTCCTGGTGTGGTGCTGTCATCGGTCATCGGCCGTTTTTTTGCCATGGATCGTGACAAACGCTGGGAGCGGGTGGAGAAGGCGTACCGCCTGTTAATTCACGGTGAAGGGGAGGTCTGCCCCGATGTCGAAGCCGCGCTGGAGCGCAGCTATGCCAGCAATGTCACCGATGAGTTCATGGAGCCCCTGAAGTGCAGTGACATTCCCAATATAGCGTGCGATGACAGTGTTTTCTGCTTTAACTTTCGCTCGGACAGGGTTCGTGAACTGACACAGGCTCTGGCTCTGGACGCAGATCTGCCTTTCGCGACACCGGTAAAAATTCAACGCTTCCTGTGCCTTACCGAATACTCTGCCGACTTTGGGCTGCCCGTAGCCTTTGAGCAGCAGCCGCTGGCCGATATTCTCGGTGATGTGGTCAGTGCCCGGGGGCGAACCCAGCTGCGCATCGCCGAAACCGAAAAGTACGCCCATGTCACCTTTTTCTTTAATGGAGGAGTAGAGCGGCAGTTTCCCGGTGAGCAGCGGCTCCTCATTCCCTCTCCCCGTCAGGTCAGAACCTACGATGAAAAACCCGAGATGAGTGCCATGGAAGTGGCCGATGCTCTTTGCGCCCATGTGCGTCAGCAGCAGCCGGATCTGATTATTCTGAATTTCGCCAATCCTGATATGGTAGGACATACGGGGATTTTCGAAGCTGCTGTGGCAGCCTGCGAGGCGGTTGACCGTGCACTGGAAAAAGTTGTCAATGAGCTGCTGCAGCACGGGTATGCCGTATTGATCACGGCAGACCATGGCAACGCTGAACAGATGCTGGATGCCTCCGGCCAGCCGCATACTGCCCATACCAGTAACCCCGTGCCCTTCATTGCGCTGACATCGCAGCCATGTCAACTGCAGCAGCATGGTAAACTGGCGGATATCGCGCCGACGCTTCTGTATCTGATGGGTATTGAAAAGCCTGCTGCCATGACCGGGACACCGCTGCTCTCCCTATGA
- the rpsO gene encoding 30S ribosomal protein S15: MALTKERKTEIMREFGMSEGDTGSPEVQIALLTERINYLTEHFKDHKHDFHSRRGLLMLVGKRRRLLDYLKKKEIDRYRKIIERLNIRK, encoded by the coding sequence ATGGCTCTGACGAAAGAGAGAAAAACTGAGATTATGAGGGAATTCGGGATGTCCGAAGGGGATACTGGTTCTCCTGAGGTACAGATCGCCCTGCTGACTGAGCGCATCAATTACCTGACCGAACACTTCAAGGATCACAAGCACGACTTCCACTCCCGCCGTGGATTGCTGATGCTGGTCGGCAAGCGACGTCGCCTGCTGGACTACCTGAAGAAGAAGGAAATCGACCGTTACCGTAAGATTATTGAACGCCTGAATATCCGTAAGTAA
- the pnp gene encoding polyribonucleotide nucleotidyltransferase, whose product MESVSVEFGGKIIEMQTGQVARQASAAVVVRQGDNVILVTAVSNNEPKEGIDFFPLTVNYIEKRYSSGRIPGGFKKREGMPSDDETLISRLIDRPLRPLFPDGYFNETQVIATVMSSDGETPADVLAMYGAATALHISDVPFNGPLGACRIGRIDGQFVLNPTYAQIEQSDMDISLAATRDAILMIEAGAKEVSDQDILDAVAFGQREMGRLLDAQEQLRTQAGTPKRAFTPQLVRDEVRGAVREQFAGRLRDALAAGGKMEVYSAIDQTKKDLQEHFAAVLGEEEFAAQKKEYMRAFGDLERDIMRGRILDEGKRVDGRSLNEVRPISIAPSFLPRTHGSVLFTRGETQAIVVTTLGTVSDEQFVENLEGERRSNYMFHYNFPPYCVGEAGFLRSPGRREIGHGALAKRAIEAVLPQGEDFPYTIRIVSEITESNGSSSMASVCGASLALMDAGVPIKGAVSGIAMGLILEGDRFAVLTDILGIEDHLGDMDFKVAGTSRGITSLQMDIKVEGITLEIMKAAIEQANGGRMHILDRMNEALDTHRPELNPHAPRIVTIYVKPDKIRDIIGTGGKVIRGIVEQTGAKIDIDDDGRCLVASANKESLDMAVAIIQGILEEPEIGKTYKGKVKKVAEFGAFVEFLPNQDGLLHISQIDHKRVERVSDVLQEGDELEVQLIEVDSKTGKYKLSRKALLVRPAGMPDDDSDGDGAERRRPMHSKRR is encoded by the coding sequence ATGGAATCGGTATCAGTAGAGTTCGGTGGAAAAATTATTGAAATGCAAACCGGCCAGGTGGCACGCCAGGCTTCGGCGGCTGTAGTGGTGAGGCAGGGCGATAATGTCATTCTGGTCACGGCCGTGAGCAATAACGAACCCAAAGAGGGAATCGACTTTTTCCCTCTGACGGTCAATTATATTGAAAAGCGTTACAGCTCGGGCCGGATTCCCGGTGGTTTCAAGAAGCGTGAAGGCATGCCGTCGGATGACGAAACACTGATTTCGCGTCTGATCGATCGCCCGCTGCGCCCACTGTTTCCCGATGGATACTTCAATGAAACTCAGGTTATTGCCACGGTCATGTCATCTGACGGAGAGACGCCTGCTGATGTGTTGGCCATGTATGGCGCGGCTACAGCGCTGCATATCTCCGATGTTCCTTTTAATGGGCCCCTCGGAGCGTGCCGCATTGGCCGCATCGACGGTCAGTTTGTGCTGAATCCGACCTATGCGCAGATTGAGCAGAGCGACATGGACATCTCCCTGGCGGCCACGCGGGACGCGATCCTCATGATCGAGGCCGGCGCCAAAGAGGTTTCCGATCAGGATATCCTTGACGCCGTGGCTTTCGGCCAGCGTGAAATGGGTCGACTGCTGGACGCGCAGGAGCAACTGCGTACTCAGGCAGGAACCCCCAAGCGCGCGTTTACTCCCCAGCTGGTGCGCGATGAGGTTCGCGGTGCGGTGCGGGAGCAGTTTGCCGGACGTCTGCGCGACGCCCTGGCTGCTGGCGGCAAGATGGAAGTGTACAGCGCCATCGACCAGACGAAAAAAGATCTGCAGGAACACTTTGCTGCGGTTCTGGGTGAAGAGGAATTTGCGGCGCAGAAAAAAGAGTATATGCGGGCCTTTGGCGACCTTGAGCGGGACATCATGCGCGGACGTATTCTCGATGAAGGCAAGCGCGTTGACGGCAGAAGCCTCAATGAAGTGCGCCCCATCAGCATAGCCCCTTCCTTCCTGCCTCGCACCCATGGCAGCGTGCTCTTCACTCGCGGCGAGACCCAGGCCATTGTGGTGACAACGCTGGGTACCGTTTCCGATGAGCAGTTTGTGGAGAACCTTGAGGGTGAGCGTCGCTCAAACTACATGTTCCACTATAACTTCCCGCCCTACTGTGTTGGCGAGGCTGGTTTTCTGCGCTCGCCCGGACGCCGGGAAATCGGTCACGGCGCTCTGGCGAAGCGGGCCATTGAGGCGGTTCTGCCCCAGGGCGAGGATTTCCCCTATACGATTCGCATCGTTTCGGAGATCACCGAGTCCAATGGCAGTTCCAGTATGGCCAGTGTCTGCGGTGCGTCGCTGGCGCTTATGGATGCCGGTGTGCCCATTAAGGGAGCCGTTTCCGGTATCGCCATGGGCCTGATCCTTGAAGGCGATCGCTTTGCGGTGCTCACCGATATCCTTGGAATCGAAGATCACCTGGGGGATATGGACTTCAAGGTGGCGGGAACGTCCCGGGGCATTACCTCGCTGCAGATGGACATCAAGGTTGAAGGCATCACGCTGGAGATCATGAAGGCGGCCATCGAGCAGGCCAATGGTGGGCGCATGCACATCCTTGACCGCATGAATGAGGCCCTGGATACCCACCGCCCTGAGCTGAATCCCCACGCGCCCCGTATCGTGACCATCTATGTCAAGCCTGACAAGATACGCGATATCATCGGAACCGGCGGCAAGGTTATCCGCGGTATTGTGGAGCAGACCGGCGCCAAGATCGATATTGACGACGATGGTCGCTGTCTTGTGGCTTCCGCCAACAAAGAGAGCCTTGACATGGCGGTTGCCATCATCCAGGGAATCCTTGAGGAGCCGGAGATCGGCAAGACCTATAAAGGGAAAGTGAAGAAAGTTGCCGAGTTTGGCGCTTTCGTGGAATTCCTGCCCAATCAGGACGGCCTGCTGCATATTTCGCAGATTGACCACAAACGCGTTGAGCGGGTCAGCGATGTTCTGCAGGAAGGCGACGAACTGGAAGTACAGCTGATTGAAGTTGACTCCAAGACCGGTAAGTACAAGCTGTCCCGCAAGGCGCTGCTGGTTCGCCCTGCCGGTATGCCCGATGATGATTCCGATGGCGATGGCGCTGAGCGTCGCCGTCCGATGCACAGTAAACGCCGCTGA
- the rsfS gene encoding ribosome silencing factor translates to MKSSELLERIHQLADEKHAADVKALELAGVSSFADYFYICTAQSARQAQAIADHIRETVKKEAGVSVLGAEGYDTGEWVLLDFGDIIVHIFSPQLREYYRLESLWEGAPEVNFEVSSSEHRQDPQ, encoded by the coding sequence ATGAAGTCCAGTGAACTTTTGGAGCGCATCCACCAGCTGGCGGATGAGAAACATGCAGCGGACGTGAAGGCCCTGGAGCTTGCAGGAGTCTCAAGCTTTGCCGATTATTTCTACATCTGTACAGCCCAGTCCGCGCGCCAGGCCCAGGCAATCGCTGACCATATTCGCGAGACGGTGAAGAAGGAAGCCGGTGTCAGCGTGCTGGGCGCAGAAGGCTATGATACCGGTGAGTGGGTTCTGCTTGATTTTGGAGATATTATTGTGCACATTTTTTCTCCCCAGCTGCGCGAGTACTATCGACTGGAGTCCCTCTGGGAGGGAGCGCCCGAGGTGAATTTTGAAGTATCGTCTTCTGAGCACCGGCAAGATCCGCAATAA
- the gap gene encoding type I glyceraldehyde-3-phosphate dehydrogenase has protein sequence MKIAINGFGRIGRSVFRIASQRKDMEVVAINDLTDPATLAHLLKYDSVHGIFGQEVKATEKGIVVDGREIRVYAEKNPADLPWKSLGVDYVVESTGIFTSKEKAEAHIKAGAKKVIISAPGKNEDITIVMGVNEGNYDPASHHVVSNASCTTNCLAPVAKVVVDNFGLVKGFMTTIHSYTNDQRILDLPHSDLRRARAAAMSMIPTTTGAAKAVSLVIPQVKGKLDGVAVRVPTPNVSVVDFVCQVEKNTTTEEVNATLKAAAEGPMKGILSFCQEPLVSIDFMGNSHSSIVDADNTKVMDGNLVKIFSWYDNEWGYSCRCVDLIAYMASR, from the coding sequence ATGAAAATTGCCATCAATGGATTCGGCCGGATCGGACGTTCGGTTTTCCGCATTGCTTCACAGCGTAAGGATATGGAAGTGGTCGCCATTAACGATCTGACAGATCCCGCCACCCTGGCGCACCTGCTGAAATATGACTCGGTTCACGGGATTTTCGGCCAGGAAGTCAAGGCTACTGAGAAGGGCATTGTCGTTGATGGCAGGGAGATCCGGGTCTATGCGGAAAAGAATCCCGCAGATCTTCCGTGGAAGTCCCTGGGTGTTGACTATGTCGTCGAGTCCACCGGAATATTTACCAGCAAGGAAAAAGCCGAGGCGCATATCAAGGCCGGAGCGAAAAAGGTCATAATCAGCGCCCCAGGGAAAAACGAGGACATAACCATAGTGATGGGCGTGAACGAGGGCAACTACGATCCGGCCAGCCACCATGTGGTTTCCAATGCCTCCTGCACCACCAACTGTCTGGCGCCGGTTGCCAAGGTTGTTGTCGATAACTTCGGTCTGGTAAAAGGATTCATGACCACCATCCACTCCTATACCAATGACCAGCGCATCCTCGATTTGCCCCACAGTGATTTGCGACGCGCGCGGGCTGCTGCCATGAGCATGATTCCCACCACCACGGGCGCCGCCAAGGCTGTTTCGCTGGTTATTCCTCAGGTGAAGGGGAAGCTTGACGGCGTTGCCGTGCGAGTCCCTACCCCCAATGTGTCCGTGGTCGACTTTGTCTGCCAGGTGGAAAAGAACACCACGACTGAAGAGGTTAACGCCACCCTGAAAGCCGCGGCCGAAGGCCCCATGAAAGGCATCCTGTCCTTCTGCCAGGAGCCCCTGGTCTCCATCGACTTCATGGGGAACAGTCACTCCAGTATCGTTGATGCCGATAACACCAAGGTAATGGATGGTAACCTGGTGAAGATCTTCTCCTGGTACGATAATGAGTGGGGCTACTCCTGCCGTTGCGTCGACCTGATCGCCTATATGGCATCACGCTGA
- a CDS encoding ComF family protein — translation MKPLARLCSRVLDIAYPRICRHCHRPIERELQATALCAACSRLCVLDMSTQLLDPLWVTSLYTYKSPLLSLLKSWKYSRDMQALQTLTWYWRKGIVSMPDEYFAGAVVTWVPMHFSKYLYRGFNSARQLALDVPGEKRTLLWRYLPGFSQAGKGRKDRLATAGFAIVPKKYNVQKVVLVDDIVTTGATLRACAVALLPKTGGNVRAVTLLRADSL, via the coding sequence ATGAAACCGCTTGCACGTCTGTGTTCACGGGTTCTGGATATTGCCTATCCCCGCATCTGCCGTCACTGTCATCGACCCATCGAGCGTGAGTTGCAGGCCACGGCTTTGTGTGCAGCCTGTTCACGGCTCTGTGTCCTGGATATGTCCACCCAGCTTCTTGACCCCCTCTGGGTTACTTCCCTGTATACCTATAAATCGCCTCTGCTCTCCCTGCTGAAGTCGTGGAAATACAGCCGCGACATGCAGGCTTTGCAGACCCTGACCTGGTACTGGCGCAAAGGGATTGTCAGTATGCCCGATGAGTATTTCGCGGGCGCCGTAGTCACCTGGGTGCCCATGCATTTTTCCAAGTACCTGTACCGGGGCTTCAACTCGGCCCGGCAGCTGGCGCTGGATGTTCCGGGGGAGAAACGGACACTTCTGTGGCGCTACCTGCCCGGTTTCTCCCAGGCAGGCAAAGGGAGAAAAGATAGACTTGCCACGGCTGGCTTTGCTATAGTGCCAAAGAAATATAACGTTCAGAAAGTGGTGCTGGTGGATGATATTGTCACTACTGGAGCCACTCTGCGGGCATGCGCTGTGGCGCTGTTGCCGAAAACCGGGGGGAATGTGCGTGCAGTGACGCTTTTGAGGGCCGATTCGCTATGA
- a CDS encoding PAS domain-containing protein — protein sequence MKYTVSSNEVKFLEFFTQSLLQAQCFYQMIVGVAGHESFTIIVRGAADDVKVYQQEVSYKDNPVSNAIQSVFETGKSAVVSATQNEQAFQILAFAFPQLHEKGFVLFDSKGYSEVFSQDTITFLQNKAYSVGNLKGLLMSTFESYQSQINRMRRDAADFFFQSQGDKPECDEATAQLQEMQNILAVVKESRRKLYTLFDNISVGLCSIDPSLVIVNVNRYFARAIAGKDVKDLVGQSLSPYVNISQHMATISEVFASGEGRTTVVDEMGGHGSNRTFSVELFPISENDAIIEVGLLFKDITELMKTQKTFRDFQKFTQNKFKNLDSLQKEYSLLSEKYKALYSRYVSATKEFQEMSKRHQLLGVKYEQAVGLIEKGEQGKLMVEKLAEQKKRRELVLLLSRQKEMVENLLIERADVAKSFGEGYQRYLHQISLYLNRVDNMVSKSGLSSAQLEEVQEMTVEVRQQLERFTQLIAPVFEVVSDLRGKVQSFSRELHEFVQKYSREGAPEEEESSSGEYTYRALAPTQAPREAGSRDGIQMFVLS from the coding sequence ATGAAGTATACCGTGTCATCCAACGAAGTGAAGTTTCTGGAGTTTTTTACCCAGTCGCTTCTGCAGGCACAGTGCTTTTACCAGATGATCGTTGGTGTGGCTGGCCATGAGTCTTTCACCATCATCGTGCGTGGTGCTGCTGATGACGTGAAGGTTTATCAGCAGGAGGTCAGCTATAAGGATAATCCGGTCAGCAATGCTATTCAGAGTGTTTTTGAGACAGGCAAGTCAGCGGTGGTGTCGGCAACCCAGAACGAACAGGCTTTTCAGATACTGGCCTTTGCCTTCCCCCAGCTTCACGAAAAAGGTTTTGTGCTCTTTGACAGCAAAGGCTATTCAGAGGTCTTTTCCCAGGACACCATAACCTTTCTTCAGAATAAAGCGTACAGCGTCGGTAACCTCAAAGGTCTGCTGATGAGTACCTTTGAATCCTACCAGAGTCAGATTAACCGCATGCGCAGAGATGCGGCTGACTTTTTTTTCCAGTCTCAGGGAGACAAGCCCGAATGCGACGAAGCAACGGCGCAGCTGCAGGAGATGCAGAACATCCTGGCTGTGGTCAAGGAAAGTCGTCGTAAACTCTACACCCTTTTTGACAATATCTCCGTTGGCCTGTGTTCTATTGATCCATCGCTGGTTATCGTCAATGTAAACCGTTATTTTGCCAGGGCCATAGCGGGTAAGGATGTCAAGGATCTGGTGGGGCAGTCGCTGAGCCCCTATGTCAATATCAGTCAGCACATGGCAACCATTAGTGAAGTGTTTGCTTCTGGCGAGGGTCGCACCACGGTGGTCGACGAGATGGGGGGGCATGGGAGTAACCGCACCTTTTCCGTTGAGCTGTTTCCCATTTCTGAAAATGATGCCATTATAGAAGTGGGACTGCTTTTCAAGGATATCACGGAGCTCATGAAGACCCAGAAGACCTTCCGTGATTTTCAGAAGTTCACCCAGAACAAGTTCAAGAACCTTGATTCGCTGCAGAAAGAGTACAGCCTGCTCTCTGAGAAGTACAAGGCACTCTATTCGCGCTATGTAAGTGCGACAAAGGAGTTCCAGGAGATGAGCAAGCGCCACCAGCTGCTGGGCGTGAAGTATGAGCAGGCTGTGGGGCTTATTGAAAAGGGCGAGCAGGGAAAGTTGATGGTGGAGAAGCTTGCGGAGCAGAAGAAGCGGCGTGAGCTCGTATTGCTGCTCTCCCGTCAGAAAGAGATGGTGGAGAACCTTCTCATTGAACGGGCCGATGTTGCCAAGTCATTTGGCGAGGGGTATCAGCGCTACCTGCATCAGATATCCCTCTACCTCAATCGTGTTGATAATATGGTGAGCAAGTCGGGGCTGAGCAGTGCCCAGCTTGAGGAGGTGCAGGAGATGACTGTGGAAGTGCGCCAGCAGCTTGAGCGTTTTACGCAGTTGATAGCTCCGGTCTTTGAGGTGGTCAGTGATCTGCGTGGCAAGGTGCAGTCATTCTCCCGCGAACTCCATGAGTTTGTGCAGAAATATTCCCGCGAAGGAGCTCCAGAGGAAGAAGAGAGTTCCTCGGGTGAATACACCTACCGGGCACTGGCTCCTACCCAAGCGCCCCGTGAAGCGGGCAGCCGCGACGGAATACAGATGTTTGTTCTTTCTTGA
- a CDS encoding 23S rRNA (pseudouridine(1915)-N(3))-methyltransferase RlmH, with translation MKYRLLSTGKIRNKHIQALVADYEGRIHRMVPFESVEIADEKIQSGRPVAAIQKAEGERLLKKIPADACTVVLDEKGKQLSSVELANWIQGMESRYREMIFCIGGALGHGEEVKARADCLLSLSAMTMTHTMARLFAVEQLYRAFAIQKGLPYHNE, from the coding sequence TTGAAGTATCGTCTTCTGAGCACCGGCAAGATCCGCAATAAGCATATCCAGGCACTGGTCGCCGACTATGAAGGGCGTATTCATCGCATGGTGCCTTTCGAAAGCGTTGAGATCGCCGATGAAAAGATTCAGTCTGGCCGGCCCGTCGCGGCCATTCAGAAGGCTGAAGGAGAGCGGCTGCTGAAAAAGATTCCCGCTGATGCCTGTACGGTGGTGCTTGATGAAAAGGGAAAGCAATTGAGTTCTGTTGAGTTGGCAAACTGGATTCAGGGCATGGAGAGTCGGTACCGGGAGATGATCTTCTGTATCGGTGGTGCCCTGGGGCATGGCGAGGAAGTGAAGGCGCGGGCTGATTGCCTCCTCTCACTCTCCGCCATGACCATGACCCACACGATGGCCCGGCTCTTTGCCGTGGAGCAGCTGTACCGGGCCTTCGCCATTCAAAAGGGTTTGCCTTATCATAATGAATAA
- the rpmA gene encoding 50S ribosomal protein L27: MAHKKAGGSSRNGRDSQSKRLGVKKFGGEQVLAGNILVRQRGTRFYPGENVGMGRDFTLFSKVEGKVTFVTRKGGRRYINVVEAGTESAS, translated from the coding sequence ATGGCTCACAAGAAAGCAGGCGGCAGTTCCCGCAATGGACGGGATTCACAGTCCAAACGCCTTGGAGTGAAAAAGTTCGGTGGCGAACAGGTTCTGGCCGGAAATATTCTTGTTCGTCAAAGAGGCACGCGCTTCTATCCCGGTGAAAACGTTGGAATGGGCAGGGACTTCACCCTTTTCTCCAAGGTTGAGGGCAAGGTGACTTTTGTGACCAGAAAAGGTGGCAGAAGGTATATTAATGTTGTTGAAGCGGGCACGGAAAGCGCCAGCTGA
- the rplU gene encoding 50S ribosomal protein L21 has product MQAVIKTCGKQYHVSEGDVLSVSRLEGEIGDVVHVNEVLLLSGDSVVVGAPYVEGAKVSLEILSQYKGKKIIAFKSKRRKKSKCKRGFRQSLTKIRVAKIEQ; this is encoded by the coding sequence GTGCAAGCGGTCATAAAAACCTGCGGAAAGCAGTACCACGTCAGCGAAGGAGATGTCCTGTCTGTCAGCCGTCTTGAAGGCGAGATCGGTGATGTCGTGCATGTCAATGAAGTACTTCTGCTCAGTGGTGACAGTGTTGTTGTTGGCGCTCCCTATGTCGAAGGCGCGAAGGTATCTCTGGAGATCCTGAGCCAGTACAAAGGGAAGAAGATTATCGCTTTTAAGTCCAAGCGACGTAAAAAATCGAAGTGTAAGCGCGGCTTCCGGCAATCGCTGACCAAGATTCGCGTTGCCAAGATAGAACAGTAA
- a CDS encoding TraR/DksA family transcriptional regulator yields MAMNLENAKETLIQMKRDLLEAIRQRSEQSNELGRDGAQDSADEANNDNLRNIMIEMNDRDSRKVRLIELALDRIEKGEYETCMECGEPIGTERLEYRPFARYCRDCKEELEQSKEVDD; encoded by the coding sequence ATGGCGATGAATCTGGAAAACGCAAAAGAAACCTTGATTCAGATGAAGCGGGATCTCTTGGAGGCTATTCGACAGCGCAGCGAACAGAGCAATGAGCTGGGTCGCGATGGTGCTCAGGACAGTGCGGATGAGGCCAACAATGATAACCTCCGCAATATCATGATTGAAATGAATGACCGGGACTCCCGCAAGGTGCGCCTGATTGAGCTGGCCCTTGATCGCATTGAAAAAGGCGAGTATGAGACCTGCATGGAGTGCGGAGAGCCTATTGGCACCGAGCGCCTGGAGTATCGCCCTTTTGCCCGTTACTGTCGTGACTGCAAGGAAGAACTGGAGCAATCCAAGGAAGTGGATGACTGA
- the obgE gene encoding GTPase ObgE, translated as MFIDSISIKVQGGRGGNGCMSFRREKYVPLGGPDGGCGGAGGNVVLEADERYQTLHDFNYQRHYTAKRGQHGKSANMTGRTGEDLVLKVPPGTLVRDVATGELLADMVENGQRFVVAAGGRGGRGNLCFQSANNKAPRRADDGQEGEYREIELELKLLADVGIAGLPNAGKSTLISRISSARPKIADYPFTTLVPQLGVVKVSDYQSMVVADIPGLIRGASEGVGLGHQFLKHIERTSLILHLVDLATDEYDIEEAYSIVDEELRAYGDELARKHRIVVGTKTDSCQDSDRLQKIRKLAEENGFDIIFISSITGDNLDALVRLAWEKLCDIRGIHEVQ; from the coding sequence ATGTTTATTGACAGTATCAGTATAAAGGTTCAGGGCGGCCGTGGCGGCAATGGCTGCATGAGTTTCCGCCGTGAGAAGTATGTGCCGCTGGGTGGCCCCGATGGAGGCTGTGGCGGCGCGGGCGGTAATGTCGTTCTGGAGGCTGATGAACGCTATCAGACGCTCCATGACTTCAACTACCAGCGCCACTATACCGCCAAGCGGGGGCAACACGGCAAGAGTGCCAATATGACCGGGCGCACCGGCGAGGATCTGGTGTTGAAGGTTCCTCCCGGAACCCTGGTGCGCGATGTTGCTACTGGTGAACTGCTGGCGGATATGGTGGAAAATGGCCAGCGATTCGTGGTGGCAGCTGGCGGTCGTGGTGGTCGGGGAAATCTCTGTTTTCAGTCTGCAAATAACAAGGCTCCACGCCGGGCTGATGATGGTCAGGAAGGCGAGTACCGCGAAATTGAGCTTGAATTGAAGCTGTTAGCCGATGTGGGTATTGCCGGGCTGCCCAATGCCGGCAAGTCTACTCTGATCTCGCGCATTTCATCGGCACGCCCGAAGATTGCTGACTATCCTTTCACAACGCTTGTGCCGCAGTTGGGGGTAGTGAAGGTTTCCGATTACCAGTCCATGGTGGTGGCCGACATTCCCGGCCTTATCCGCGGAGCCTCCGAGGGAGTTGGCCTTGGTCACCAGTTTCTCAAGCATATAGAGCGTACTTCCCTGATTCTCCACCTGGTGGATCTGGCCACAGATGAATATGACATCGAAGAGGCATATTCCATCGTTGACGAGGAGCTGCGTGCCTATGGAGATGAACTGGCCAGAAAGCATCGCATCGTAGTGGGTACCAAGACCGATAGTTGCCAGGATAGTGATCGTCTGCAAAAAATACGCAAGCTGGCTGAGGAAAACGGGTTTGACATAATTTTCATTTCCAGTATAACAGGCGACAATCTTGACGCCCTGGTGCGTCTTGCCTGGGAAAAGCTCTGTGATATTCGAGGTATACATGAAGTCCAGTGA